A region of the Apium graveolens cultivar Ventura chromosome 6, ASM990537v1, whole genome shotgun sequence genome:
CCTGTTACTCCTCAGGATTGGTCACCTCTATTTCCTGATGAGTTGATTAAGCAGGAGAATAGCAATGCCCGGTTCATTGACATCCCGAAGGAGGTTATTGATGTATATGAGCTCTGGCGCCCCACTCCACTTATCAGGTAGGTATGGTTTTACATTGCAGGTATATTTGTTATGCATTGGTATATGATTTATCTTATATTTTTTTGGTACAATTTAGAGCAAAGAGGCTGGAGAAACTGCTTGATACCCCGGCCAAAATATATTACAAGTATGAAGGTGTAAGCCCAGCTGGGTCACACAAACCCAATACTGCAGTCCCTCAGGTCTGGTACAACAGTCAAGAAGGCATCAAAAAAGTTGTAACAGAAACTGGTGCAGGTCAATGGGGGAGTTCATTAGCTTTTGCATGCAGCTTGTTTGGTCTCGACTGTGAAGTAAGTTCAGAGTAAACATTGTTGTCATATATAAATTCGTTAATACATTCTTTTAGGCATGTATGATGAGGTTCCATTTAATAGTATGAGATTAATCTCCTAGTAATTGCATTTGCTTTTATTGATTTACAAATTCTCTTAAATTTACACGCACAGTTCTCATAAAGTTTTAGTTAATTGATGAACTGTGATCAAGAACTTTTAATTAAGACTTAATTTGGATTTCAGCCATAAGCCTTATCAGTCGTGAATCATGAACCTTTATTTTGGTTTTATACCTAGGTGTGGCAAGTTCGTGCCTCTTATGATCAGAAGCCTTATCGTAAACTAATGATGCAAACTTGGGGTGCTAAGGTGCACCCTTCTCCGTCAACTATTACTGAAGCTGGTCAAAAAATTCTTGAAAAAGATCCAGAAAGCCCAGGCAGTTTAGGAATCGCTATTTCTGAGGCTGTCGAAGTTGCAGCAAAAAATCCCGATACAAAGTATTGTCTTGGAAGTGTACTTAACCATGTTTTGTTACATCAGACTGTTATAGGCGAGGAGTGTATTAAGCAGATGGAGGCTATTGGAGTGACTCCAGATGTTATTATTGGATGTACTGGCGGAGGTTCAAATTTTGGTGGCCTTGCTTTTCCTTTCATCCGGGAAAAACTCGCTGGAAAAATCAACCCTCTTATACGAGCAGTTGAACCTGCAGCATGCCCTTCATTGACAAAAGGAGTATATGCATATGACTATGGCGATACCGCTGGGATGACTCCTTTGATGAAGATGCACACACTTGGACATGAATTTATACCTGACCCTATCCATGCTGGTAAACTTTTTTTTTAATTGCTAATTATAATCTTGCGCTTTTCATTCTGACTGTTCCTCTATTTAACAGGTGGTTTACGTTACCATGGTATGGCACCACTAATTTCCCATGTTTATGACCTGGGCTACATGGAAGCCTTTGCAATTCCTCAGATTGAATGCTTTCGAGGTGCACATTTTTCCTCTCTCTTATATTCTTGAAATGCTTTTAAATTTAAAACGTGACTTGCTTAGTCCCTTGCTACAGGTGCAATACAATTTGCTAGGACCGAGGGACTGATACCAGCACCTGAACCAGCTCATGCTATAGCTGCGACCATTAGGGAAGCTCTACACTGTAAAGAAACTGGAGAATCGAAAGTAATTCTCATGGCAATGTGTGGACATGGTCATTTTGACCTGCCTGCCTATGATAAATATTTGCAGGGAAGCATGGTAGATCTGTCATTCGCAGAGGAGAAGATACAAGAATCAATGGCCAACATTCCTAACATGTTACAGAAGTGAAACTAACTTCTTCCAATAAAAATGTACTTTCTTCCGAGCCATATATGATGTTGAATTTAGTAGAAATGAGGAATTTGTTATAGAGCAGAGGCTAACTATATGCATCTCCTTTTTTTAGCATGGACGTGGTTTCTTCCTTTTCTTTCCTGCTCTGTACCGAAGCACATTTTGTTGTATTCAAATTGGTTTCTAAAATAAATGTTTATATGTGaagttttaattgattaaaaCAATAATTCTAACAAATATAGAATTGTGAAAACACACAATTGATTTTTTACTAACAATCTCCTGATCATAGACTCACTCAATAGCTGCAGCAGCATCTTGATAGTTTCATTTCATTTAATGGAGAATAATAGCCAAGGGTGACAGGTCAGATGATAAGCATTTGGAAAGGGTTTGATAAGCATTTGGAAAGGGTTTCGGAAATGTAACATATCACTTTTACAACTATAATAAAAATCTTGGTTGAAAGATTGAATTCATATTATTAGCTACTTGTTTGCCAGTCACTCCAAGTTGAGTGTGTCTTGTTCATGTGACAAGTAGTAGTACTGTATTcagttttttttttttgttttcgtTAAGTATCATGGCTTCATCACAACAAAATTTGGTGGAGATGTATGCGCGGTTAGCATTGGAAGAGGAGGACGACAGGGGGTATTGATCGGAGAAGAGGAAGTAGTTCATAATAGACAAACTTTCATCAATTGCGTGGCAATGCAGAGTACGATGGCGTCGCAGTGGAGGCCCAAGGAAGGAGTTGAAATACACGATCTGAGAAACCACATGGACTCTGTTTTTTCGTATGTTGGATATATATTTATCTATATACTATATTAtatatactatactataataattggaatatgatataatttgtagtttggttaatCCCCATTTTGGTTATTCCTTTCTATCACGACCGTCAGATATTTCtcatcaaataatcagagccGTTAAATTCAAATACTAAAAACTTACACTCCACAAGTTgtcaggttcgaatcccgtcaacaacaaatatttatattattatttataaagatacatatgCGTTATCAGGTTCCAATCttaccaacaacaaatatttacattattatttatgaataagtcttatcaatcatatactatttatactatttgaacctaacttgaaattatgcacaataaaattataattatataatcattatttagtatttattatttatataaaattttaataaaattataaaaaatacaaaaaaaattatataaatataaatcaagaataaggTTGTGGATGGGGAATCTTGAAGTTTTTGAACATAGTCCATTAGTCTGGCATCGACCGAAGAATACGGAGAACGCAAATAATGTCTCATTGAACATAATGAAAATTTGGGTGCATGTGTATGACTTGCCTTCAGGCATGGTGTCAAAAAAAATCTTTCAAAGCATTGCCAATCATGTTGGTAACTTTGTAAAAACGGATCCAGCAAACGTGAATGATGTGTGGAAGTAATATGTGAGGATTCGTGTGGTTTTGGATATTGAGAAACCGCTTAAAAGGAGAATGAAATTAAAGCGTACAAATGAAAATTAGGATTGGATCAACCACAAATACGAGCGTTTTGGGACTTTTTGTTTTATCTGTGGTAGACTTGGGATTGTGAAGTGGTGTATGCTACCCAACAAAAATAATTGAGAGAGCATATGGAACCTGGTTACGTGCTCCAAGTAATGATATAAGAATTCACAATATGGGTTCGAAGTGGCTTCGACATGAAAGGGATAGTGATCAAAGCAGGTGGTCAAGCGGTGAAGGGGAGGAGGCAGTCACCTCTCAGGCCGGAAAACAACCACGGTGAAGGGAAGGACGCAGTCACCTCTCAAGCCGGCAAACAGCCACAACTAAAATTTTACAACTAATTTCGGGGAGGTGTATTCGAATGTTCTCTAAATTAGTTTGCTTTGAATCTTTGTCTTTGTGATACCTCTCATGAACTACTTCTTCAAAAGTTTTTCTCAACATAGATGCAATGTTTTTGTAGGCTTTGGAGGTGGAGCCCGAGGCTTTGCAAATTCATAAAGAGTCGATGCCTTCTTCCTTTTTGCAGAAGTCCCAGAGCTTGGAACAGAGTTTGGAACAAGGCACTACTAGATTGTGTGTTTTGGCCCGATATTTCTATAACATCATTATCACTATCTTTCTCATCTAATATGATAGGTTTTTTTCTTTTATTACTGATCAATGGCATCTCTCTCATGATTTCAATATTTGTATTGGGGCACTTGCTTACGTCTCCATAATTAGCTTCAAAGTGTTGCTTGAGTTTGATTTCTTGTTTAACCTGTTTCCCGCAAAGAACACATTCAATACGTTCTGGATTAGGCCAATATCCATACCGTCAATCGGGATAAACCGAGTTAGACTTATGTTTAGGATCAGTTTTTAGATCAATTGATTTTTTGCTCTTTCCAGATTCAGTCATTACGTACACTACCAAAAGACTAAAAGAgtaaaaagaagaagaaaaaatgaagaaaagaatatatatatatatattactattatataaaagacgaAATAATAAAAATTTTGGTACGGTACTTATTTTTTGGTACACGTTGAATTGACTGAATTACCCTTATTTTACTTAAAAGTTTTATTAGCCTTAAtaatcgaattataatagaaaaagaaCTAAAAATCGTTTCTTCTCTGTTTTCTGCGCGCTAGGCTTTTTTTTCTCCCGATTTTGGTTCAACTATAACACGTTACCTTTTCAATTCCTTTCAATTAAAAACAACTTTTTTTTATATATCATGAacaagtttatttaataaaatagaataataatattataaccactaataactaataaattaccTTTTTCAGCTActtaattgtttattttatttaaatattgtTTTACTTATATGACTTTGTTAAGGTCCTTGACTTTAGCAATCCATAAATTCTTAACTGATTTACAAGAACAACTTAACATATGCAAAAACCCGATGTTCTTGAAATAATGGAAAAGTCAAAATCATTTGCACCTCTGACCAATAGCGTCGCAAATATATTTCGTACGGGTCCACggtaaaatatttattttatataatttttacaattaatgtaaagacaaatataattaaagtaagcATTATCTTTTTTAATCGTAGATA
Encoded here:
- the LOC141667767 gene encoding uncharacterized protein LOC141667767 isoform X1; this encodes MVGGQCLFLPQICKLCVNSLCRNSQLYGSVSLLYLKYYMLKSFPQRNNFLHVQGEEHCGSSKSFKTSPGRLKLSHSCRSTKPTTCAASQSIEIPRQWYNLIADLPVKPPPALHPKTYKPVTPQDWSPLFPDELIKQENSNARFIDIPKEVIDVYELWRPTPLIRAKRLEKLLDTPAKIYYKYEGVSPAGSHKPNTAVPQVWYNSQEGIKKVVTETGAGQWGSSLAFACSLFGLDCEVWQVRASYDQKPYRKLMMQTWGAKVHPSPSTITEAGQKILEKDPESPGSLGIAISEAVEVAAKNPDTKYCLGSVLNHVLLHQTVIGEECIKQMEAIGVTPDVIIGCTGGGSNFGGLAFPFIREKLAGKINPLIRAVEPAACPSLTKGVYAYDYGDTAGMTPLMKMHTLGHEFIPDPIHAGGLRYHGMAPLISHVYDLGYMEAFAIPQIECFRGAIQFARTEGLIPAPEPAHAIAATIREALHCKETGESKVILMAMCGHGHFDLPAYDKYLQGSMVDLSFAEEKIQESMANIPNMLQK
- the LOC141667767 gene encoding uncharacterized protein LOC141667767 isoform X2, yielding MAQSLFFTSNTICSNHFLKGEEHCGSSKSFKTSPGRLKLSHSCRSTKPTTCAASQSIEIPRQWYNLIADLPVKPPPALHPKTYKPVTPQDWSPLFPDELIKQENSNARFIDIPKEVIDVYELWRPTPLIRAKRLEKLLDTPAKIYYKYEGVSPAGSHKPNTAVPQVWYNSQEGIKKVVTETGAGQWGSSLAFACSLFGLDCEVWQVRASYDQKPYRKLMMQTWGAKVHPSPSTITEAGQKILEKDPESPGSLGIAISEAVEVAAKNPDTKYCLGSVLNHVLLHQTVIGEECIKQMEAIGVTPDVIIGCTGGGSNFGGLAFPFIREKLAGKINPLIRAVEPAACPSLTKGVYAYDYGDTAGMTPLMKMHTLGHEFIPDPIHAGGLRYHGMAPLISHVYDLGYMEAFAIPQIECFRGAIQFARTEGLIPAPEPAHAIAATIREALHCKETGESKVILMAMCGHGHFDLPAYDKYLQGSMVDLSFAEEKIQESMANIPNMLQK